A genomic segment from Flavobacterium litorale encodes:
- a CDS encoding T9SS type A sorting domain-containing protein has product MNTLYVDEHLGVYISDNNASVNFYHWNIYNTDRKYKSYGYEGETTFYIGKDFVNTTESIDAQGFEGNFPEFVSYPFELSANQRNRVESYLALKYGLTLVDEVYKSAENIVFWNTTTDDGQLSNQNFRTNIFGIGRDDISGLNQLQSESYHNQDYLIASVKKLVNTNPEKQQLVSIDNENFVVFGDNNQADGLQPENDFNVRALNRKWLSQNTGDDSSTIPIFFKLNINGAIAQELANDPELKLWMLHDKDVTDQAESNFNSQYVDYYEPVNMDGLQYGFFENVFFDTDDNIYDQFTFGVGPEMIVQVRLRDECEQQTLRPEVVITGGTPPYNINITSTSGANDDYPDQGNIMEFVATNGETYTITVTDSDSPVANQEQTEITINILPISVDLGNDIVLDESLQEVTLDAGAPGGVTVTDPNATYNWLFKGEPLQHYDYTLLAGEPGEYTVVITSADGSCEIEDSVVLSYNFGGNIVEDISCDDTAAAFILNTSGGVPPFTTTLVNTSSSDPSEFITIYHNTPTFHTDNQDINSATIPFGEYNITTIDANLGVVFTQNNLEFKDPLEGMDLDVISQLEQNCIDTGTSLLYPVFSSCNVPSNVYALSALVNNPNVYYEWEVNHNGTTQYIYDPVVELYLDTPDNNVSEIIITVTNSLSGCQVIENFGLERGWRIREIPSQTTSLRPGNNTSVPEEVSDIQPTASLKTTLYPNPSESGTTFHYEISSTEILEGTVEIYSPTGALVHQVTITGKTNYNLPFDLALSSGVYLIATKVNGKVLTEKLIID; this is encoded by the coding sequence ATGAATACACTTTATGTAGATGAACATTTAGGAGTATATATATCTGATAATAATGCTAGTGTTAATTTTTACCATTGGAATATTTACAATACTGACAGAAAATATAAAAGTTATGGTTACGAAGGAGAAACTACCTTTTATATAGGTAAAGACTTTGTTAATACAACAGAAAGTATAGATGCACAGGGTTTTGAAGGGAACTTTCCCGAGTTTGTTTCTTACCCATTTGAATTGTCTGCTAACCAACGTAATAGAGTGGAATCTTATTTAGCACTTAAGTATGGTCTTACGTTAGTAGATGAAGTTTATAAAAGTGCAGAAAATATTGTTTTTTGGAATACTACTACTGATGATGGGCAATTGAGTAATCAAAATTTTAGGACTAATATTTTTGGTATAGGTCGTGATGATATTTCAGGACTTAACCAATTACAGAGCGAGAGCTACCACAATCAAGATTATTTGATAGCATCAGTAAAAAAGCTGGTAAATACAAACCCTGAAAAACAACAACTAGTTAGTATAGACAATGAAAATTTTGTTGTTTTCGGGGATAATAACCAAGCGGATGGGTTACAACCAGAGAATGATTTTAATGTTCGTGCCTTAAACAGAAAATGGCTTTCTCAAAATACTGGAGATGATTCATCTACTATTCCCATTTTCTTTAAGCTTAATATAAATGGTGCAATAGCACAAGAGTTGGCGAATGATCCTGAATTGAAACTTTGGATGTTGCATGATAAGGATGTCACAGATCAGGCAGAATCAAATTTCAATAGTCAATACGTTGATTATTACGAACCAGTGAATATGGACGGACTGCAATATGGCTTTTTTGAGAATGTGTTTTTTGATACTGATGATAATATTTACGACCAATTTACTTTTGGTGTAGGACCTGAGATGATTGTGCAAGTGCGCCTGCGTGATGAATGTGAGCAGCAAACACTACGACCTGAAGTAGTAATAACGGGAGGTACTCCACCTTATAATATTAACATCACAAGTACATCGGGTGCTAATGATGATTATCCTGATCAAGGAAATATCATGGAGTTTGTTGCTACAAACGGTGAAACTTACACTATAACAGTAACTGATTCAGACTCACCGGTTGCTAATCAGGAGCAAACAGAGATAACTATAAACATATTACCTATTTCGGTGGATTTAGGAAATGATATAGTGTTGGATGAATCGCTACAAGAAGTGACACTAGACGCTGGAGCACCAGGGGGTGTAACTGTTACAGACCCTAACGCTACATATAATTGGTTGTTTAAAGGCGAACCTTTACAACATTATGATTATACATTACTTGCTGGCGAACCAGGAGAGTATACTGTGGTAATAACTAGTGCTGATGGTTCTTGTGAAATTGAAGACTCTGTTGTGCTTAGTTATAATTTTGGAGGTAACATAGTAGAGGACATTAGTTGCGACGATACTGCCGCTGCATTCATTTTAAATACTAGTGGAGGCGTACCACCATTCACTACAACTCTTGTTAATACGTCAAGTTCAGATCCATCAGAATTTATAACAATTTATCATAACACACCTACATTTCATACTGATAACCAAGATATTAATAGCGCCACTATTCCTTTTGGAGAATACAATATAACTACTATAGACGCAAACTTAGGCGTTGTATTTACCCAAAATAACTTAGAATTTAAAGACCCTCTTGAAGGGATGGACTTAGATGTAATATCGCAGTTAGAACAAAATTGTATTGATACTGGTACCAGTCTACTTTATCCGGTTTTTAGTAGTTGCAATGTTCCGTCAAATGTTTATGCATTATCAGCGTTGGTCAATAACCCTAATGTTTATTACGAATGGGAGGTTAATCATAATGGTACGACTCAATACATATATGATCCAGTAGTTGAATTATATTTGGATACTCCAGACAATAACGTATCTGAAATTATAATTACAGTTACTAACTCGTTAAGTGGATGCCAAGTAATAGAAAATTTTGGTCTAGAAAGAGGATGGAGAATACGCGAGATTCCTAGCCAAACTACATCTTTAAGACCAGGCAACAATACATCAGTTCCAGAAGAGGTTTCTGATATCCAACCAACAGCAAGCCTAAAAACAACTTTATACCCTAATCCTAGCGAATCGGGTACAACATTTCATTATGAAATTTCTTCAACAGAAATACTAGAGGGAACTGTAGAGATATATAGCCCTACGGGGGCGCTAGTACACCAAGTTACTATAACAGGAAAAACAAATTACAATTTACCATTTGACCTTGCTTTATCTTCAGGAGTTTATTTAATAGCTACTAAAGTAAACGGAAAAGTACTAACTGAAAAACTAATTATTGACTAG